The following are from one region of the Erwinia billingiae Eb661 genome:
- the trmL gene encoding tRNA (uridine(34)/cytosine(34)/5-carboxymethylaminomethyluridine(34)-2'-O)-methyltransferase TrmL: protein MLNIVLFEPEIPPNTGNIIRLCANTGFQLHLIEPLGFAWDDKRLRRAGLDYHEFTAIKHHADYAAFLSAEAPQRLFALTTKGTPAHSAVSYQPGDYLLFGPETRGLPADILNALPAQQKIRIPMQPDSRSMNLSNAVSVVVYEAWRQLDYAGAVVKA, encoded by the coding sequence ATGCTGAATATCGTTTTATTTGAACCTGAAATCCCACCCAATACCGGGAATATCATCCGTCTTTGCGCCAATACCGGCTTTCAACTGCACCTGATTGAGCCGCTGGGCTTTGCCTGGGATGATAAGCGCCTGCGCCGTGCCGGGCTCGATTACCATGAGTTCACCGCCATCAAACATCACGCTGACTATGCCGCGTTTCTGTCTGCAGAAGCGCCACAGCGGCTGTTTGCGCTCACCACAAAAGGCACGCCCGCGCACAGCGCGGTGAGTTATCAGCCGGGTGATTACCTGTTGTTTGGACCGGAAACGCGGGGATTGCCAGCCGACATTCTCAATGCGCTGCCGGCACAGCAGAAGATCCGAATCCCGATGCAGCCGGACAGCCGCAGCATGAATTTGTCTAATGCCGTCTCAGTGGTGGTATACGAGGCGTGGCGCCAGCTGGATTACGCTGGCGCAGTGGTGAAGGCGTAA
- the cpxA gene encoding envelope stress sensor histidine kinase CpxA produces the protein MISSLTTRIFAIFWLTLALVLMLVLMVPKLDTRQMTPLLDNEQRQGTMIEQHVEAELMQDPPNDLMWWRRLFRAIDKWAPPGQRLLLVTSEGRVIGAQHNEMQVIRNFIGQSDNSDHPQKKKYGRVEMVGPFSVRDGEDNYQLYLIRPAGSSQLDFINLLFDRPLLLLIVTMLISSPLLLWLAWSLAKPARKLKHAADDVAAGNLRQRPELESGPQEFLAAGASFNQMVSALERMMTGQQRLLSDISHELRTPLTRLQLATALMRRRQGEGKELQRIEMEAQRLDGMINDLLVLSRTQHKNALVSEAMKANQLWSGVLDDAKFEAEQMGKTLDVPYPPGPWPLYGNPSALDSALENIVRNALRYSYSKIAVSFSVDKQGITIHVDDDGPGVSAEDREQIFRPFYRTDEARDRESGGTGLGLAIVDTAIQQHRGWVKADDSPLGGLRLTIWLPLYSSKA, from the coding sequence ATGATTTCAAGCCTGACCACCCGCATCTTCGCTATTTTCTGGCTGACCCTGGCACTGGTGTTGATGCTGGTTTTAATGGTGCCAAAGCTGGATACCCGTCAGATGACGCCGCTGCTGGATAACGAGCAGCGTCAGGGCACCATGATTGAACAACACGTTGAAGCGGAGTTGATGCAGGATCCGCCCAACGACCTGATGTGGTGGCGCAGACTGTTTCGCGCAATCGACAAATGGGCTCCGCCTGGTCAACGGCTTTTACTGGTCACCAGTGAGGGTCGCGTGATCGGCGCACAGCATAACGAAATGCAGGTGATCCGTAATTTTATCGGCCAGTCTGATAACTCCGATCATCCGCAGAAAAAGAAATACGGCCGCGTTGAGATGGTTGGCCCCTTCTCGGTTCGCGACGGAGAAGATAACTACCAGCTTTACCTGATCCGCCCGGCGGGCAGCTCACAGCTGGACTTTATCAATCTGTTATTTGACCGTCCTCTGCTGCTGCTGATTGTCACCATGCTGATCAGCTCGCCATTGCTGCTTTGGCTGGCCTGGAGCCTCGCTAAACCGGCCCGTAAGCTCAAGCATGCTGCCGATGATGTGGCGGCCGGTAACTTGCGTCAGCGTCCCGAACTGGAATCCGGCCCGCAGGAGTTCCTGGCAGCCGGTGCCAGCTTCAACCAGATGGTCAGCGCCCTGGAAAGAATGATGACCGGTCAGCAACGTCTGCTGTCGGATATCTCACATGAACTGCGTACGCCTCTGACTCGCCTGCAGCTGGCCACCGCGCTGATGCGCCGCCGTCAGGGCGAAGGCAAAGAGTTGCAGCGTATCGAGATGGAAGCACAGCGGCTCGATGGCATGATCAACGACCTGCTGGTGCTCTCCCGCACTCAGCATAAAAATGCGCTGGTCAGTGAAGCGATGAAAGCCAACCAGCTGTGGTCCGGCGTGCTGGATGATGCCAAGTTTGAAGCCGAGCAGATGGGCAAAACGCTGGACGTGCCCTATCCGCCTGGCCCATGGCCGCTGTACGGTAACCCGAGTGCGCTGGACAGCGCGCTGGAGAATATCGTCCGCAATGCGCTGCGCTACTCCTACTCCAAAATCGCCGTCAGTTTTTCGGTGGATAAACAGGGCATTACCATCCACGTCGATGATGATGGTCCAGGCGTCAGCGCGGAAGATCGTGAGCAGATTTTCCGGCCGTTCTACCGCACTGATGAAGCGCGCGACCGTGAATCCGGTGGAACCGGGCTGGGTCTGGCGATTGTCGATACCGCCATCCAGCAACACCGGGGTTGGGTCAAAGCGGATGACAGCCCGCTGGGCGGTCTGCGTCTGACAATCTGGTTGCCGCTCTATTCCAGCAAAGCCTGA
- the cpxR gene encoding envelope stress response regulator transcription factor CpxR — MNKILLVDDDRELTSLLKELLEMEGFDVLVAGDGEQALTLIDNTIDLLLLDVMMPKKNGIDTLKELRQQHQTPVIMLTARGSELDRVLGLELGADDYLPKPFNDRELVARIRAILRRSNWSEQQQQHDNSSPTLEVDHLRLNPGRQEASFDSLTLDLTGTEFTLLYLLAQHLGQVVSREHLSQEVLGKRLTPFDRAIDMHISNLRRKLPDRKDGHPWFKTLRGRGYLMVSAT, encoded by the coding sequence ATGAATAAAATCCTGTTGGTTGACGATGACCGCGAATTGACTTCGCTGCTGAAAGAATTACTTGAAATGGAAGGGTTTGACGTTCTGGTTGCCGGCGACGGCGAGCAGGCACTCACCCTGATTGATAACACGATAGATCTCTTACTGCTCGACGTCATGATGCCGAAGAAAAACGGTATCGACACCCTGAAAGAATTGCGTCAACAGCACCAGACGCCGGTCATTATGCTGACGGCGCGCGGAAGCGAGCTGGATCGCGTTCTGGGCCTCGAACTGGGTGCAGATGACTACTTGCCTAAGCCATTTAACGATCGCGAACTGGTGGCGCGTATACGCGCTATTTTACGCCGTTCAAACTGGAGCGAGCAGCAACAGCAACACGATAACAGCTCACCGACGCTGGAAGTCGATCACCTGCGCCTGAATCCAGGCCGCCAGGAAGCCAGCTTCGACAGCCTGACGCTGGATTTGACCGGGACAGAGTTCACGCTTCTGTATCTGCTTGCCCAGCACCTTGGACAGGTGGTCTCCCGCGAACATCTGAGCCAGGAAGTGCTTGGAAAACGCCTGACGCCGTTCGATCGCGCGATCGATATGCATATCTCTAACCTGCGCCGGAAACTGCCGGACCGCAAAGATGGTCATCCCTGGTTTAAAACCCTGCGTGGCCGCGGCTATCTGATGGTTTCCGCTACATGA
- the cpxP gene encoding cell-envelope stress modulator CpxP, whose protein sequence is MRKVTAVVVVPALIISFSAACSAAVTTTDEMHQDNAATRSMTQIPQSHMFDGINLTEQQRQQMRDLMQQARHERSSISINDLEQLHEKIIADKFDEAAYKAQLDKIAQAEVSRQVEMARIRNQMYHLLTPAQQDVLNEKHQQRMSEMRKLTNMQQASSLQAVSSTGSNQ, encoded by the coding sequence ATGCGCAAAGTTACCGCCGTCGTTGTGGTTCCGGCGCTGATAATCAGTTTCTCCGCCGCCTGTTCTGCAGCAGTGACGACGACTGACGAGATGCATCAAGACAATGCGGCGACACGCAGTATGACGCAAATTCCGCAGAGTCACATGTTTGATGGCATCAATCTCACCGAACAGCAGCGTCAACAGATGCGAGATTTGATGCAACAGGCGCGTCATGAACGTTCTTCCATAAGTATTAACGATTTAGAACAACTGCACGAGAAGATTATTGCAGATAAATTTGATGAAGCGGCCTACAAAGCTCAGCTGGATAAGATTGCACAGGCGGAAGTCTCGCGGCAGGTAGAAATGGCCCGGATACGCAACCAGATGTACCACCTGTTAACACCAGCCCAGCAGGACGTTTTAAATGAGAAACATCAGCAGCGCATGAGTGAAATGCGCAAGCTAACGAACATGCAGCAGGCGTCATCGCTGCAGGCAGTGAGTAGTACCGGCAGTAACCAGTAA